From the unidentified bacterial endosymbiont genome, one window contains:
- the mcbA gene encoding DUF1471 family periplasmic protein McbA, whose translation MKKYLTVAVFAGTLATASFSAWSVQSLTDSTDTRQLRPAGTVSVTGAANLDDLQSKLAEKAREQGAKGIVVTSASGDNRMFGTATLYK comes from the coding sequence ATGAAAAAATATCTTACTGTTGCTGTTTTTGCAGGTACCCTCGCAACCGCGTCGTTTTCAGCCTGGTCAGTGCAGAGCCTGACGGATAGCACCGATACCCGTCAGTTACGTCCGGCAGGCACGGTTTCTGTTACCGGCGCGGCAAACCTGGACGATCTCCAGAGCAAACTTGCCGAAAAAGCGCGTGAACAAGGGGCTAAAGGTATTGTGGTCACCTCAGCCAGCGGCGATAACCGCATGTTTGGTACCGCCACCCTCTATAAATGA
- a CDS encoding DksA/TraR family C4-type zinc finger protein → MASGWANDDAVNDQINSTIEDAVARARGEIPHGESLSECETCGEPIAQARRKAMPGVRLCIRCQQEKDSKKTSQAGYNRRGSKDSQLR, encoded by the coding sequence ATGGCTTCTGGATGGGCGAATGATGATGCCGTAAATGATCAAATCAACAGTACAATTGAAGATGCGGTAGCCCGGGCCAGGGGTGAAATTCCGCACGGTGAAAGTTTGTCTGAATGCGAGACGTGCGGCGAGCCTATCGCCCAGGCACGCCGTAAGGCCATGCCTGGGGTACGGTTATGCATTCGCTGCCAGCAGGAGAAAGATTCAAAAAAAACCTCACAAGCAGGATATAATCGTAGAGGATCGAAAGATAGCCAGTTACGTTGA
- the ybiJ gene encoding DUF1471 family protein YbiJ has protein sequence MKTIKYAVAAVALSALSFGAFAAESVSPAQAQSMNKIGVVSAEGATTLDGLEAKLAEKAAAAGASGYTITSANSNNKMSGTAVIYK, from the coding sequence ATGAAAACCATCAAATATGCTGTTGCCGCTGTTGCCCTGTCTGCTCTGTCCTTTGGCGCATTTGCCGCAGAATCAGTTTCTCCGGCACAAGCGCAGAGCATGAACAAAATCGGTGTGGTCAGTGCAGAAGGCGCAACCACGCTGGACGGCCTGGAAGCAAAACTGGCAGAGAAAGCAGCAGCAGCGGGTGCAAGTGGATACACCATTACCTCCGCTAACAGCAATAACAAAATGAGCGGTACTGCGGTTATCTATAAGTAA
- a CDS encoding ABC transporter permease has product MFYRLWTLIRKELQSLLREPQTRAILVLPVLIQVLLFPFAATLEVTNATIAIYNEDNGKHSVELTQRFARAKAFTHILLLNSPQEIQPTIDTQKALLLVRFPADFSRNLDTLRTAPMQLILDGRNSNSAQIAANYLQQVVKNYQQELMEGKAKPNNSTLVVRNWYNPNLDYKWFVVPSLIAMITTIGVMIVTSLSVAREREQGTLDQLLVSPLATWQIFVGKAVPALIVATFQATIVLGIGIWAYQIPFAGSLALFYFTMVIYGLSLVGFGLLISALCSTQQQAFIGVFVFMMPAILLSGYVSPVENMPVWLQNLTWINPIRHFTDITKQIYLKDASLDIVWGSLWPLLIIAATTGSVAYAMFRRNIA; this is encoded by the coding sequence ATGTTTTACCGCTTATGGACGTTGATACGCAAAGAGCTGCAATCGCTGCTACGAGAGCCACAAACCCGCGCCATTCTGGTATTGCCGGTGCTGATTCAGGTGCTGCTGTTCCCGTTTGCCGCAACGCTTGAGGTGACTAACGCCACCATCGCTATCTATAACGAAGACAACGGCAAACATTCCGTCGAGCTGACGCAGCGCTTTGCCCGGGCGAAAGCCTTTACCCATATTTTGCTGCTGAACAGTCCGCAGGAGATCCAGCCCACCATCGACACGCAAAAAGCGTTGCTGCTGGTGCGTTTCCCGGCCGATTTCTCGCGCAACCTGGACACTTTGCGCACCGCGCCGATGCAGCTAATCCTCGACGGGCGAAACTCCAACAGCGCCCAGATCGCGGCCAACTATTTACAGCAGGTGGTCAAAAATTACCAGCAGGAGCTGATGGAGGGCAAAGCCAAACCCAATAATAGCACGCTGGTGGTGCGCAACTGGTACAACCCAAATCTGGACTACAAATGGTTCGTGGTGCCGTCGCTCATCGCGATGATCACCACCATCGGCGTGATGATTGTCACCTCGCTGTCCGTGGCCCGCGAACGCGAACAAGGAACGCTCGATCAACTGCTGGTCTCCCCGCTGGCCACCTGGCAGATTTTCGTCGGTAAAGCGGTTCCAGCGCTGATTGTCGCCACTTTCCAGGCCACAATCGTGCTGGGGATCGGGATTTGGGCCTACCAGATCCCCTTTGCCGGTTCGCTGGCGCTGTTTTATTTCACGATGGTGATTTACGGGCTCTCGCTTGTGGGGTTTGGTCTGCTGATTTCGGCCCTCTGCTCGACCCAGCAGCAGGCGTTTATTGGGGTGTTCGTCTTTATGATGCCGGCGATTTTGCTCTCAGGCTATGTCTCCCCGGTCGAGAATATGCCGGTGTGGCTGCAAAACCTGACGTGGATAAACCCGATTCGACACTTTACGGATATCACCAAACAAATTTATCTCAAGGATGCGAGTCTGGATATTGTCTGGGGAAGTTTGTGGCCGCTACTGATCATCGCGGCCACGACGGGGTCAGTGGCCTACGCGATGTTTAGACGCAACATTGCGTAG
- the hlyD gene encoding secretion protein HlyD yields the protein MKKPVAIILVVVVLLAAGIGGWLWYQGQQVKGLTLYGNVDIRTVNISFRVGGRLASLSVDEGDAIKSGQTLGMLDKTPFENALMQAKAGVSVAQAQYDLMLAGYRDEEIAQAAAAVKQAQAAYDYAQNFYARQQGLWKSRTVSANDLENARSSRDQAQATLKSAQDKLSQYHTGNRPQDIAQAKASLEQAQAQLAQAQLDLHDTVLIAPSDGTLLTRAVEPGSMLSAGSTVLTLSLTRPVWVRAYIDEPNLGQMQPGRELLLYTDGRPDKPYHGKVGFVSPTAEFTPKTVETPDLRTDLVYRLRIIVTDADDALRQGMPVTVKFNDGERHE from the coding sequence ATGAAAAAACCTGTTGCCATCATTCTGGTGGTTGTTGTTTTACTTGCTGCCGGGATTGGCGGCTGGCTGTGGTATCAGGGCCAGCAGGTCAAGGGCCTGACGCTGTACGGCAACGTCGATATTCGAACCGTCAACATCAGCTTCCGCGTGGGGGGCCGTCTGGCGTCGCTGAGCGTTGACGAAGGCGATGCCATTAAAAGCGGGCAGACGCTGGGTATGCTGGATAAAACCCCGTTCGAGAATGCGTTGATGCAGGCAAAAGCAGGGGTGTCCGTCGCCCAGGCGCAGTATGACCTGATGCTGGCAGGCTATCGCGACGAAGAGATCGCCCAGGCCGCGGCCGCGGTTAAACAGGCGCAGGCGGCCTATGACTATGCGCAAAACTTTTATGCGCGTCAGCAGGGGCTGTGGAAAAGCCGTACTGTTTCTGCTAACGACCTGGAAAATGCGCGATCCTCGCGCGACCAGGCCCAGGCCACGCTGAAATCCGCACAGGATAAATTAAGCCAGTACCATACCGGTAACCGCCCGCAGGATATTGCCCAGGCCAAAGCCAGCCTTGAACAGGCGCAGGCGCAACTGGCCCAGGCGCAACTGGATCTGCACGACACCGTGCTGATTGCCCCGTCCGACGGCACACTACTGACCCGCGCCGTGGAGCCGGGCAGCATGTTAAGCGCGGGCAGCACCGTCCTGACGCTGTCGCTGACCCGTCCGGTGTGGGTCCGCGCCTACATTGATGAGCCGAATCTCGGCCAGATGCAGCCAGGCCGCGAGCTGTTGCTCTACACCGACGGCCGTCCGGATAAGCCGTATCACGGCAAAGTGGGCTTTGTCTCGCCCACCGCCGAGTTCACCCCTAAAACCGTTGAAACGCCGGATCTGCGTACCGACCTGGTCTATCGCCTGCGCATCATCGTAACCGATGCGGATGACGCCCTGCGCCAGGGCATGCCGGTTACCGTAAAATTCAACGACGGGGAACGACATGAATGA
- a CDS encoding ABC transporter permease → MRSNAISWRRVRALCNKETRQIVRDPSSWLIAVVIPLLLLFIFGYGINLDSSKLRVGILLEQQSEEALDFTHAMTGSPYIDATISDNRQELIQKMQAGKIRGLVVIPVVFAANMARAKADAPIQVITDGSEPNTANFVQGYVEGIWQLWQMQRAEDRGESFEPLIDVQTRYWFNPAAISQHFIIPGAVTIIMTVIGAILTSLVIAREWERGTMEALLSTEVTRVELLLCKLIPYYFLGMLAMLLCMLVSVFILGVPYRGSLVLLFFITSLFLLSTLGMGLLISTITRNQFNAAQVALNAAFLPSIMLSGFIFQIDSMPAVIRAVTYIIPARYFVSTLQSLFLAGNIPAVLIINILFLMASAVMFIGLTWMKTKRRLD, encoded by the coding sequence ATGCGCAGTAATGCCATTTCATGGCGCAGGGTGCGCGCGCTGTGCAATAAAGAGACGCGCCAGATTGTGCGAGACCCCAGCAGTTGGCTGATAGCCGTGGTGATCCCCCTGCTGCTGCTGTTCATCTTTGGCTACGGCATTAACCTCGACTCCAGTAAGCTCAGGGTGGGGATACTGCTGGAACAACAGAGCGAAGAGGCGCTGGATTTTACCCATGCCATGACCGGATCACCTTATATTGACGCCACCATCAGCGATAATCGCCAGGAACTGATCCAAAAGATGCAGGCCGGGAAAATTCGCGGGCTGGTGGTGATCCCGGTGGTTTTTGCGGCCAATATGGCCCGTGCAAAAGCCGATGCCCCCATTCAGGTGATTACCGACGGTAGCGAACCCAATACCGCTAACTTCGTTCAGGGTTACGTGGAAGGTATCTGGCAGCTCTGGCAGATGCAGCGTGCCGAAGACAGGGGCGAATCGTTTGAACCACTGATTGACGTGCAGACACGCTACTGGTTCAACCCTGCCGCCATTAGCCAGCATTTCATTATTCCAGGTGCGGTTACCATCATCATGACGGTGATTGGCGCGATCCTGACCTCGCTGGTGATTGCCCGCGAATGGGAGCGCGGCACCATGGAAGCGTTACTTTCCACCGAAGTGACACGCGTTGAGCTGCTGCTCTGTAAGCTGATCCCCTATTACTTCCTCGGCATGCTGGCGATGCTGCTGTGCATGCTGGTCTCGGTATTTATCCTCGGCGTGCCCTATCGCGGCTCGCTGGTGCTGTTGTTTTTCATCACCAGCCTGTTTTTACTCAGCACGCTGGGGATGGGGCTGCTCATCTCCACCATAACCCGTAACCAGTTTAACGCCGCCCAGGTGGCGCTCAACGCCGCGTTTTTACCCTCGATAATGCTGTCCGGCTTTATCTTCCAGATAGACAGCATGCCTGCGGTGATCCGCGCCGTGACCTACATTATTCCGGCGCGCTACTTCGTGAGCACCCTACAAAGCCTGTTCCTGGCGGGGAATATTCCGGCGGTGTTGATTATCAACATTCTGTTTTTGATGGCATCGGCAGTGATGTTTATCGGGCTGACATGGATGAAAACCAAACGGCGATTAGATTAA
- the cecR gene encoding transcriptional regulator CecR, translating to MNTTPTTSKGEQAKSQLIAAALAQFGEYGLHATTRDIAAQAGQNIAAITYYFGSKEDLYLACAQWIADFIGTHFRLHVEEATVLFSQPEPDRDAIRQLILNACHNMIRLLTHDDTLSLSKFISREQLSPTAAYQRVHEQVIDPMHSHLTRLIAAYTGREANDTETVLHTHALLGEVLAFRLGRETILLRTGWIHFDEEKAAQISQVITCHVDLILQGLTLRSLKS from the coding sequence ATGAATACGACCCCGACAACCTCTAAAGGCGAACAGGCAAAAAGCCAGCTTATTGCCGCCGCCCTGGCTCAGTTTGGCGAGTACGGCCTGCATGCCACCACGCGTGATATCGCCGCGCAGGCCGGGCAAAATATTGCGGCCATTACATACTATTTCGGGTCAAAAGAGGATCTGTACCTCGCCTGCGCCCAGTGGATAGCGGATTTTATCGGCACCCATTTTCGCCTGCACGTGGAAGAAGCTACCGTGCTGTTCAGCCAGCCTGAACCCGATCGCGACGCCATCCGTCAGCTTATCCTCAACGCCTGCCATAATATGATCCGCCTGCTGACGCACGACGATACGCTGAGCCTGAGTAAGTTTATCTCACGCGAGCAGCTCTCGCCCACGGCCGCCTACCAGCGGGTTCACGAACAGGTGATTGACCCAATGCACTCGCACCTGACCCGGCTTATCGCGGCCTATACCGGACGCGAGGCGAATGACACAGAGACTGTTTTGCATACCCACGCTCTGCTGGGTGAAGTGCTCGCCTTCCGTCTGGGGCGGGAAACCATCCTGCTGCGCACCGGCTGGATACACTTTGATGAGGAAAAAGCCGCACAGATTAGCCAGGTCATCACCTGTCATGTCGATCTGATCCTGCAGGGCTTAACGCTAAGGAGCCTGAAGTCATGA
- a CDS encoding YbhQ family protein, translating into MKWQQRVRVATGLSCWQIMLHLLVVAVLVMGWMSGTLVRVGLGLCVLYGVTVLSMLFLQRHHEARWREVGDVLEELTTTWYFGAAMIVLWLLSRVLQNNLLLALAGLVILAGPAVVSLLTKEKKLRNVASKHRVGH; encoded by the coding sequence ATGAAGTGGCAACAACGTGTTCGTGTCGCAACAGGTTTAAGTTGTTGGCAGATAATGTTGCATTTACTGGTCGTGGCCGTACTAGTGATGGGCTGGATGAGCGGCACGCTGGTGCGGGTTGGCTTAGGGCTATGTGTCCTGTACGGCGTCACCGTGCTGTCGATGTTGTTCCTGCAGCGCCACCATGAAGCGCGCTGGCGTGAGGTGGGTGATGTGCTCGAGGAGCTCACCACCACCTGGTATTTTGGTGCCGCGATGATCGTACTGTGGTTGCTGTCACGCGTGCTGCAAAACAACCTGCTGCTGGCCCTGGCCGGTCTGGTTATCCTTGCAGGGCCTGCGGTGGTCTCTTTACTGACTAAAGAGAAAAAGCTACGCAATGTTGCGTCTAAACATCGCGTAGGCCACTGA
- the rhlE gene encoding ATP-dependent RNA helicase RhlE produces the protein MSFDSLGLNPEILRAIAEQGYLEPTPIQKQAIPAVLQGRDLMASAQTGTGKTAGFTLPLLELLVKKEPHAKGRRPVRALILTPTRELAAQIGENVREYSRYLNIRSLVVFGGVSINPQMMKLRSGVDVLVATPGRLLDLEHQNAVKLDQVEILVLDEADRMLDMGFIHDIRRVLTRLPAKRQNLLFSATFSDEIKGLAEKLLRNPLEIEVARRNTASEQVSQHVHFVDKKRKRELLSQMIGEGNWQQVLVFTRTKHGANHLAEQLNKDGIRSAAIHGNKSQGARTRALADFKSGDIRVLVATDIAARGLDIEELPHVVNYELPNVPEDYVHRIGRTGRAAATGEALSLVCVDEHKLLHDIQRLLKKEIPRIALEGYEVDQSIKAEPIQNGRQGGGRGQGGGGRGQQPRRAEGGAPKSSGKPPRRNSDSKPAGENPWRSGEGKPAGEGQRRRRPRKPASSQ, from the coding sequence ATGTCTTTTGATTCCCTTGGCCTGAACCCGGAAATTCTGCGTGCCATCGCAGAACAGGGCTACCTTGAGCCAACCCCAATCCAGAAACAGGCCATTCCTGCGGTGTTGCAGGGCCGTGACCTGATGGCCAGCGCCCAGACGGGCACCGGCAAAACCGCCGGTTTTACCCTGCCGTTGCTGGAACTGCTGGTAAAAAAAGAGCCGCATGCGAAGGGCCGTCGCCCGGTGCGTGCGCTGATCCTGACGCCAACCCGTGAGCTGGCAGCACAAATCGGGGAGAACGTGCGTGAGTATAGCCGCTACCTCAACATCCGTTCGCTGGTGGTCTTCGGCGGGGTTAGCATCAACCCGCAGATGATGAAGCTGCGCAGTGGCGTTGACGTGTTAGTGGCGACGCCGGGGCGTTTGCTGGACCTGGAACACCAGAACGCGGTTAAGCTGGATCAGGTTGAAATTCTGGTTCTTGATGAAGCAGACCGCATGCTGGACATGGGATTTATCCACGACATTCGCCGCGTACTGACCAGGCTGCCTGCGAAACGTCAGAACCTGCTATTCTCTGCCACCTTCTCGGATGAGATCAAAGGCCTGGCAGAAAAACTGCTGCGTAATCCGCTGGAAATTGAGGTGGCGCGCCGCAATACCGCTTCTGAGCAGGTGAGCCAGCACGTTCACTTTGTGGATAAAAAGCGCAAGCGGGAACTGCTGTCCCAGATGATCGGCGAGGGTAACTGGCAGCAGGTGCTGGTCTTTACCCGTACCAAGCACGGCGCTAACCACCTTGCTGAACAACTGAACAAAGATGGCATTCGCAGTGCGGCTATTCATGGCAACAAAAGCCAGGGCGCCCGTACTCGCGCATTAGCCGATTTTAAATCCGGCGATATTCGCGTGCTGGTGGCAACCGACATTGCGGCGCGCGGTCTGGACATTGAAGAGCTGCCGCACGTGGTGAACTATGAGTTGCCAAACGTACCGGAAGATTACGTTCACCGTATCGGCCGTACCGGTCGCGCGGCGGCAACCGGTGAAGCGCTGTCTCTGGTCTGTGTCGATGAGCACAAGCTGCTGCACGATATCCAACGTCTGTTGAAGAAAGAGATCCCGCGTATTGCTCTGGAAGGATATGAAGTAGACCAATCTATCAAAGCCGAGCCGATTCAAAACGGTCGCCAGGGCGGCGGACGTGGTCAGGGTGGCGGTGGTCGTGGTCAGCAGCCGCGTCGTGCCGAAGGTGGCGCACCGAAATCCTCGGGCAAACCGCCGCGTCGTAACAGCGACAGCAAACCGGCCGGTGAAAACCCGTGGCGCAGCGGCGAGGGTAAACCCGCCGGGGAAGGGCAGCGTCGACGCCGTCCGCGCAAACCTGCCAGTTCGCAGTAA
- the ybiB gene encoding DNA-binding protein YbiB → MDYRKIIKEVGRGKNHARDLDRETARALYTHMLNGDVPELELGGILIALRIKGEGEAEMRGFYDAMQAQTLRLTPPAGRAMPVVIPSYNGARKQANLTPLLAILLHKLGFPVVVHGVSEDPTRVLTETIFELLGIEPTLHAGQAQAKLDGHQPVYIPVKALCPPLEKQLEMRWRMGVRNSAHTLAKLATPFAEDAALRLSSVSHPEYVTRVGTFFEEIGGRALLMHGTEGEVYANPQRCPQLLLIDSSGARAVLERGKEHRDLLLPQAKDPHTTARWTEECLAGNVPVPDSIKRQMACCMLAAGQVETVEAGMQRIQHAF, encoded by the coding sequence GTGGATTATCGCAAAATTATCAAAGAGGTAGGCCGTGGGAAAAACCACGCCCGCGATCTTGACCGGGAAACAGCCCGGGCGTTGTACACCCATATGCTTAACGGCGATGTCCCGGAACTTGAGCTGGGCGGGATCCTGATTGCGCTACGTATTAAGGGCGAAGGCGAGGCGGAAATGCGTGGCTTTTATGATGCCATGCAAGCGCAAACGTTGCGCCTGACGCCGCCTGCGGGCAGGGCGATGCCGGTGGTGATCCCCAGCTATAACGGCGCGCGCAAGCAGGCTAACCTGACGCCGCTGCTGGCTATTCTGTTGCATAAGCTCGGCTTTCCGGTAGTGGTACACGGCGTCAGTGAAGATCCTACCCGCGTCCTCACGGAAACTATTTTTGAGCTGCTGGGCATTGAACCAACCCTTCATGCCGGACAAGCCCAGGCGAAGCTGGACGGGCATCAGCCAGTCTATATTCCGGTTAAGGCGTTGTGTCCGCCACTGGAAAAACAGCTGGAAATGCGCTGGCGCATGGGGGTGCGAAACAGTGCCCATACGCTGGCGAAACTGGCGACGCCGTTTGCAGAAGACGCTGCTCTTCGCCTTTCCAGCGTCTCGCACCCGGAGTATGTCACGCGTGTCGGGACCTTCTTCGAAGAAATTGGCGGGCGAGCCCTTTTGATGCACGGAACTGAAGGAGAGGTTTACGCCAATCCGCAGCGCTGTCCGCAGCTCTTACTCATCGATTCCTCCGGCGCGCGTGCCGTGCTGGAACGTGGGAAAGAACATCGCGATCTTCTTCTGCCGCAGGCAAAAGATCCGCATACCACCGCCCGGTGGACAGAAGAGTGCCTGGCGGGCAATGTTCCTGTGCCAGACTCGATTAAGCGGCAGATGGCCTGCTGCATGCTGGCCGCGGGGCAAGTCGAAACGGTAGAGGCAGGAATGCAGCGCATTCAGCACGCTTTTTAG
- a CDS encoding endonuclease/exonuclease/phosphatase family protein encodes MATKTQHFSLKVLTINIHKGFTAFNRRFILPELRDAVRTVKADIVCLQEVMGAHDVHPMHVENWPDTPHYEFLADTMWSDYAYGRNAVYPEGHHGNAVLSRFPIEHYENRDVSVGESEKRGLLYCRITPPGLAFPVHVGCVHLGLREAHRQAQLRMLADWTNALPEGEPVVVAGDFNDWRQRANHPLRVNAGLEEIFTRAHGRPARTFPVRFPLLRLDRIYVKNAHASSPTALALLNWRHLSDHAPLSAEIHL; translated from the coding sequence ATGGCCACAAAAACGCAGCATTTCTCACTTAAAGTGCTGACGATTAATATTCACAAAGGCTTCACAGCATTTAATCGCCGCTTCATTTTACCGGAGCTGCGCGATGCGGTACGTACCGTCAAAGCAGATATCGTCTGCCTCCAGGAGGTGATGGGCGCCCACGACGTTCATCCCATGCACGTTGAAAACTGGCCCGACACGCCGCACTATGAATTTCTGGCCGATACGATGTGGAGTGATTACGCCTACGGGCGCAATGCGGTCTACCCGGAGGGGCATCATGGCAACGCGGTCCTGTCGCGTTTTCCTATCGAACATTATGAGAACCGGGATGTTTCCGTTGGGGAAAGCGAAAAGCGGGGGTTGCTCTATTGCCGAATCACCCCGCCCGGGCTTGCATTTCCCGTTCACGTTGGCTGCGTCCATCTTGGCCTGCGGGAAGCACACCGTCAGGCGCAGCTCCGGATGCTGGCCGACTGGACAAACGCCCTGCCCGAGGGCGAACCCGTAGTCGTCGCGGGAGATTTCAACGATTGGCGGCAGCGAGCCAACCATCCGCTGAGGGTCAACGCCGGGCTGGAGGAGATTTTCACCCGCGCACACGGTCGCCCCGCGCGCACATTCCCGGTGCGCTTCCCCTTGCTACGACTTGACCGCATCTATGTGAAAAATGCTCATGCCAGCAGCCCAACCGCGCTGGCGTTACTCAACTGGCGACATCTATCAGACCATGCCCCGCTCAGCGCGGAGATCCACTTATGA
- a CDS encoding lysylphosphatidylglycerol synthase transmembrane domain-containing protein, which yields MAKSHPRWRLAKKILTWLFFIAVAVLLVVYAQKVDWEEVWKVIRNYNRMVLLGAAGLVIVSYLIYGCYDLLGRAYCGHKLAKRQVMLVSFICYAFNLTLSTWVGGIGMRYRLYSRLGLPGGTITRIFSLSITTNWLGYILLGGVIFTIGVVQLPAHWYIDEITLRFLGLVLLLIVAVYLWGCAFAKRRHMTIKGQKLVLPSWKFAVLQMVVSSANWMAMGAIIWLLIGEDVNYFFVLGVLLVSSIAGVIVHIPAGIGVLEAVFIALLAGEHVSQGTIIAALLAYRMLYYFLPLALATVCYLLLESRAKKLRAKNEKAMAK from the coding sequence ATGGCAAAATCGCATCCCCGCTGGCGTCTGGCGAAGAAAATCCTTACCTGGCTCTTTTTTATTGCCGTCGCGGTGCTGTTAGTGGTTTACGCGCAAAAGGTCGACTGGGAAGAGGTGTGGAAGGTTATCCGCAACTATAACCGGATGGTGCTGCTGGGCGCGGCTGGTCTGGTCATTGTCAGCTACCTGATTTACGGCTGCTATGACCTGCTGGGACGCGCTTACTGCGGCCATAAGCTGGCAAAGCGACAGGTGATGCTGGTATCGTTTATCTGCTACGCCTTCAACCTGACGCTCAGCACCTGGGTCGGCGGCATTGGCATGCGCTACCGACTCTATTCCCGCCTTGGCTTGCCGGGCGGGACCATCACCCGTATTTTCTCGTTGAGCATCACCACCAACTGGCTGGGCTATATTCTGCTCGGCGGGGTAATTTTCACCATCGGCGTCGTGCAGTTGCCTGCCCACTGGTATATTGATGAAATCACGCTGCGGTTTCTGGGTCTTGTGCTGCTGCTGATCGTCGCGGTCTATCTGTGGGGCTGTGCTTTTGCCAAACGCCGCCATATGACCATCAAAGGTCAAAAGCTGGTACTGCCTTCGTGGAAGTTCGCGGTACTACAGATGGTGGTCTCCAGCGCCAACTGGATGGCGATGGGCGCGATAATCTGGTTGTTGATTGGCGAAGACGTGAATTACTTCTTCGTGCTGGGCGTGCTGCTGGTGAGCAGTATTGCGGGGGTGATTGTCCATATTCCGGCGGGGATCGGCGTGCTGGAAGCGGTGTTTATCGCCCTGCTCGCCGGAGAGCACGTTTCTCAGGGTACGATTATCGCCGCCCTGCTGGCGTATCGCATGCTCTATTACTTCCTGCCGTTGGCGCTGGCGACAGTCTGTTATTTGCTGCTGGAGAGTCGGGCGAAGAAATTGCGGGCAAAAAATGAGAAGGCGATGGCGAAGTGA
- the clsB gene encoding cardiolipin synthase ClsB produces MKCSWQEGNLITLLENGDNYYPAVFEAISRAQQKVILETFIWFEDDVGKQLHSVLLRAALRGIQIEVLLDGYGSPDLSDAFVNELTAAGVVFRYYDPGPRLFGMRTNLFRRMHRKIVVVDETVAFVGGINYSAEHMSDYGPEAKQDYAIRIEGPVVQDILLFELENLPGKEAVRRWWKRRHRPEENRQPGEAQALFVWRDNGEHRDDIERHYLKMLANAKREVIIANAYFFPGYRILHAMRNAARRGVRVKLIVQGEPDMPIVKVGARLLYNYLVKGGVQIYEYRRRPLHGKVALMDDHWATVGSSNLDPLSLSLNLEANLIIHDRQFNHTLRDNLQGLIDNDCVRVDESMVPKRTWWNLGIGVVVFHFLRHFPAMVGWLPAHTPKLAQVEPPVQPELETQDRVEAEDGGKT; encoded by the coding sequence ATGAAATGTTCATGGCAGGAAGGGAATCTAATTACGCTTCTGGAAAATGGCGATAACTATTATCCGGCGGTCTTTGAGGCCATTAGCCGCGCACAGCAGAAAGTGATCCTTGAGACGTTCATCTGGTTTGAAGATGACGTCGGTAAACAGTTGCATAGCGTGCTGCTGCGTGCCGCCCTTCGCGGCATTCAAATCGAAGTATTGCTGGATGGCTATGGTTCACCGGATCTCAGCGATGCGTTTGTCAACGAACTCACCGCTGCCGGTGTCGTTTTTCGTTATTACGACCCGGGTCCGCGACTTTTTGGCATGCGCACCAACCTGTTCCGCCGGATGCATCGCAAAATTGTCGTCGTGGATGAGACGGTGGCGTTTGTTGGCGGCATTAACTACTCCGCCGAACATATGTCCGACTATGGGCCTGAAGCCAAGCAGGATTACGCCATTCGCATTGAAGGGCCGGTGGTGCAGGATATCCTGCTTTTCGAACTGGAAAACCTGCCGGGCAAAGAGGCCGTTCGCCGCTGGTGGAAGCGTCGCCATCGGCCGGAAGAGAACCGTCAGCCAGGCGAAGCGCAGGCACTGTTTGTCTGGCGGGATAACGGCGAACACCGGGACGACATAGAACGTCATTACCTGAAGATGCTGGCGAATGCGAAGCGCGAGGTGATTATCGCCAACGCTTATTTCTTCCCGGGCTACCGTATTCTGCATGCGATGCGCAATGCTGCCCGGCGCGGCGTGCGCGTGAAGCTGATTGTGCAGGGTGAACCGGATATGCCCATTGTGAAGGTCGGCGCGCGCCTGCTTTACAACTATCTGGTGAAAGGCGGGGTGCAGATCTACGAATATCGCCGCCGCCCATTGCACGGCAAGGTCGCGCTGATGGACGATCACTGGGCGACGGTTGGCTCCAGCAATCTCGATCCGCTGAGCTTGTCGCTTAATCTGGAAGCGAACCTGATCATCCACGATCGTCAGTTCAACCACACTCTGCGCGATAACCTTCAGGGGTTGATCGACAACGACTGTGTGCGGGTCGATGAATCGATGGTCCCCAAACGGACCTGGTGGAACCTGGGCATTGGCGTAGTGGTATTCCACTTCCTGCGTCACTTCCCGGCCATGGTGGGCTGGCTACCCGCCCACACGCCGAAACTCGCGCAGGTGGAGCCGCCCGTCCAACCCGAACTAGAAACCCAGGACCGCGTTGAAGCGGAAGATGGAGGGAAAACCTGA